From the Neobacillus sp. PS3-34 genome, the window AGTGGAGGGAAACGGCAAGCTAACCGTGAAGATGACAAATGGAACAAACCAATTGGTTAACCTCGGAGTCATCCAGGTCAATAAGCCGCAGTTTTTTGAGCAAAAAGGGACAAATCTGATTGGCCTTGCAGAAAATGCAGGCCAAACCGCTGGCGTTTTTACAGATTTAAATGGGACGCTGCGCCGTCAAATCTCTGTCGGACAGGGAGTGCTTGAGCAGTCCAATGTGGATATGGGAAAAGAAATGACCGAATTGGTGAATGTCCAGCGCGCATATCAATTCCAGGCAAGAGCAGTTACGATGGCCGATCAAATGGAGGGCCTTGTTAACGGAATTCGCTAGAGGGAGACTGAAGCATGTCTGTAAACCAAAACCAGCCAAAAACCAGAGAACAAGTAAAGAAAGCACGTGCGGAAGAACGCCGAAAGCAAATCCAGCGTGAAAAACGGAAGAAGGCACGCCGTTCTCCTGTTGGACTTCGTATGCTCATGCTTCTCGCCGCGGTAGTAGTATGTGTACTTGCTGGGATGGTAGTCGGTTATGGTGTAATTGGGAATGGAAATGTTGCGGATGCTCTCAAGGAATCGACCTGGACGCACATACATGATCTTGTCGTAAAGAAAAAATAATGCTAGGAAGGGGTAAAGCCCTTCCTTTTTGTATGCCGTTAATAGTAAAATGGGATAAACACCTATTACTAGTAGGAGGTACTAATATGCTAGATATTACACAAATTAAAGAAATTATTCCGCACCGCTATCCATTTTTGCTTGTTGATAAAATTTTGGAAGTCGAAGATGGCCAAAAAGCAGTGGGGATTAAAAATGTAACAGCGAACGAAGAATTTTTTAACGGACATTTCCCTGATTACCCTGTTATGCCGGGCGTATTAATTGTTGAAGCACTGGCGCAGGTCGGTGCGGTTGCAATGCTGAAAAAGGAAGAAAACCGCGGTCGCCTCGCTTTTTTTGCAGGCATTGACAATTGCCGTTTTAAGAAGCAGGTAAAGCCGGGAGACCAGCTTCGCCTTGAAGTTGAAATCATCCGTTTGCGCGGCCGATTGGAAAAGGTAAGGCAGTAGCCACTGTCGATGGTGAAGTTGCCTGTGAAGCCGAAATCACCTTTGCGTTAGGCGAGAAAAAAGAATAAGGGAAAACATGAGTCGGGCAGTTAAACTGTCCGGTTTTTTATGTTCAATTTTTCCTGATGCGCAACATAGAGAACATCGTCATTTTGAGGCATAGGGTCGGTGTTTTTGATTGTTCGGTGGGTAAATAGGGACAAGTGGTGGAAAAATGGATGAAACCGGTTGGTAAAAGGATCATAGTGGTGGGTAAATCACCAAAATGGGTGGGTAACCGAAAATGTCGGCCTACTATAGAGAGGAATGTTCCCTAAGCTAGGGGAAGTGCTGGTAAGAACTTCTCTTTTCGATTTTCGCGAATCGACGAGTTTTATTAGTGAAAAAAAGATGCAATTTTTTTTCGTTGCAGGGCATCCTAACATCAGGCCAATGTTCAAGGTCGAAAGAAAATGGAAGGAGACTCACACAATGAAGAAAAAGCTGCTTATGCTAATCGGTGGTGCATTTTTATCTTCGGTCCTTCTGGTGGGATGCAACCTCAATAAAAAACCTGATAATCCCCCTCCGCCGAAGGTGAACACTCCAGATGTTAATAAAAACATCAAGCAAAAGGACAATAACGATGACGGTGTAAATGATAATGATAATAAAGACATGGTCCCTGGAAATGGCAACGACAACCAGAACACCAAGCATTATCCGGAAAAAGAGGATAAAAACACACCGAATGACGGCGACATCACAAAGGATAACAACACAAAGCCAGAAGATATCATCGAAGATAAAAATGATATGAAGGACAAAGATAATAAGGATGAATAAAAGGACAGGGCTGTGAATAACGAGTTTACTTGTGAGGTGCAAAACGGTAACTT encodes:
- a CDS encoding DNA-directed RNA polymerase subunit beta, producing MSVNQNQPKTREQVKKARAEERRKQIQREKRKKARRSPVGLRMLMLLAAVVVCVLAGMVVGYGVIGNGNVADALKESTWTHIHDLVVKKK